Genomic segment of Strix uralensis isolate ZFMK-TIS-50842 chromosome 14, bStrUra1, whole genome shotgun sequence:
TTTTACCAGACCCCGTGCAAACACCGATCCCGACCTCCGAGCTTCACCCCCCGTAACACCCGTGGATTTGAACGGCTCCCCCGAAGTGTTCCCGCGGTTAAAGACAAACCCGCAGCCCCACGCCTCGCTAAACCCGTCTGGAACTGCAGCCGGGGCTGAAAGCGGCCCAGGAGAGCAGGGCCGGGTGCCACcgctcagccccttcccagcagcagggccggggggggccgtgcccttccccacccctgaGCCCCGGCACCGGGCGGCACGGCCGGACCCTCCCCGCTCCCGCGAGCGACAGTCCCGGCGGGTCGGGAGGCGCCGCACGGTCAATCCTCAGGCGAAACGGCGGGAGCTGCAGCCCGGCCCGGTCCCGCCCCAGCTCCTCCCGGCCGCCGCCGAGCCCGTCCCTCCCGGCCCGCTCTGCCCCGCCTGGGCCCGAACACGCCGGCCCCGGGACGAAGGTGACCCGAGCCGCTCCCCGCGGGAGGGCcgcgggccccgctcccggcgccgcaggccccggccgagccgccccagccgccggccccgcggtgcggcctggcgcggcggccgccccccccacGGCTACGGAGGGTCaaagcgcggcggggccgccccgcgccgcccgcctcggccccccccgccgcggggccgccgccgcccgggccccgccgcccgcctcggccgcgcccccggccccgacTCACCGTTCCCGCGGCTCCAGCCGCCCCGGGCCGCCAGCACCACGGCCAgggccagcgccgccgccgctctcgggccccggcccgcgccgctgGAGCCgccgcggctcggctcggctcggcgcgtCCCGGCGGGGGCGGatcggggcgggcgcggggcgggtcCCGGCTTCGCACCGTCGGTGAGAGCCCCGGAGAaaggccccgcggcggcccctttagagcgcgcggccccgcccggccccggcccctcccagCGCAGGCCGGGCTGGCGGCCCCTCCCCGGCCGGGGAACAAGGGGCTGCCCCgtccgcggggagcggggccttTCTCAGGCACCCCGAGATGTCCCCTCCCTTCaccgcccggcagcgccggcagccgAGGCCACATGGCAAAgcccgctgcctctcccccaggCTGCCTCGCcctggctggctgctggcaggaggggacagcGGGTGGTGACAGcctggggggacaggagggacatgggcagggacaggcccGGGGGGTGACAGGACGTCAGGCGGTGATGGGCCCAGGGCTGTAGGGGGGGACGCCACAGGCCCAGGGGCTGGCGGGAGGTAATGCTGTGTGGTGAAGGCCGGGAcggtgacaggagggacaccacGGGCCCAGGGGGTGGCAGgacaccaggcagggacaggcccaGGGGGTGACAGGACAACGGGCCTGAGCCGGGGCCGCGGAGGCTGAGCTCGGGATCGGTGGCCgagccggggccgcggggcctctccccatcacccctctGCTGGCCCGGGCTGCCAGGAGGAGCCGGGTGGGCGCTGCCACCGCAGCCCAGCTCCATCGCTGAGGGCCCCGGGCCGGAGGCGTGGCAGGGGCgggggccaggggctggcagATACCACCTGCCGCGCACGGCGGACGCTGTCAGGAGCAGGCGTCGCCGGGCCCAGCCATGCCGTGCGTCCATGACCAGTTCTCCTCCCAGCTGCGCTACGACACGGTCACCTTCAGCGGCCTCCACATCTCCCTCAACGACCTCAAGCGCCAGATCATGGGCCGCCAGAAGCTGAAGGCGGCCACCTGCGACCTGCGGATCAGCAACGGCCAGACCGGAGAAGGTGCGtggggcggcgggcacggggcctcGGGCACTGCCTGGCTGGCGGCGGCCGCAGCCTGCGggagccacactctgctctctgtggcttgtccccacggggcgtgagtcagcctggggcccgtcccgccggcgtGCGGGGAACCGGGAGGGCAAGCGGCACCAGCGATTCAGTGGGGCGGGAAGGGACAGTGCGATTCGGCCACCATCGGTAGCTGTGGCCTGTGCGGGGACCTCACAGAGCCGTTCCGATCTGTTGTTAGACACGGAGCTGGGCGTAGAAGACTACGTGGTCGATGTGCAACGtctagtgcttgcaaaagcccagtagccacttactggccatcactggcagtaagacaagttttgtgctagaagGGAGAAGGAATCAACAACGGTGCTGGCTCCAGCGtggttgaacatttctgttggagctctgcttggacaagtgtgaaaagtagccctgttgagcgtgatgtcgctgctcaatctggagatgtggagtcgtggcgaggcagagtgacacCGCTTCGCGGGTCTCGGTAGTTTCCAGGGCTCTGCTTAGGGGATGCCGCTGCCTGCGGGGAAcggctcctgctggcagatgccggttttgtctgagagctgttagactaagctggcagctgttaaattcaaagcgagcaaacagacatttccagggacttcaggaatAACGCTCCAAAactaaaaagttaacttttaagtctacattgtttgacttcaccttTACTaagatttcatcaccaaaatgaactcagTTAATTGAGgcgaaggaaaaataaatgtgtgaaagccaacaggtgtcaggtcccttcacagaactacctCGGCAGCGCACTCCGCTGTTTGTAAACCCTCCTCCACAAATTCTCTGGCTCGGTGACCAAGCTGGTGGGCTACTTCAAGTCATACAAATATGTGCCGTGATAAGTGTCCCGTGCAAATGAGGCCTTCACTTCACCAGGTTATTgccactcttcagttttcagttgatccGTTTAaatgtgtactgattgacttttaaggggaattcatttttctatccgtctggtattagatggctggaggtctcctccctgtgcacttcacaaACGGATTGAAAACAAGCATCTCTCTCTATATCAGGGATAGTCTGTTCAGAAGGCAGGTGTCAGTGCTTCTTTGGATTTCCTCGACCGCTTTTTGGGTATCAGTTGAATAGAGCACAAGTgctctggggaggaacagccccacgCACCGGTAtatcctggggctgcccagctggaaagcggCGTTGCAGAaaagggggacctgggggacaccaagttgaacgtgAGCCAATAATGTACCGCTgctgcaaagaagggcaacggcATCCCGGGCTGCGTCAGGAGGAGAGCTGCCGGCAGGTCAGGGGAGATGCTCCCACCCCTTCGTTCAGCGCTGGTGAGTGCTGCgagagctggagtgctgggtccagttctgagctccccagtgcgggagagacatggacagagagtccagcaaagggccacaaagatgatgaagggacggGAGCATCTCACATGAGGAAAGGtgagagagctgggcctgttcagcctggggaaggctcagggggatcctggcagtgtctgtaaatacctacagggagggtgcagagaagccCTATTGGCTTccagagtggaaacaaaaaaggggTAACGAGGCATGATTGTCTTCACAGACATCAAACAAATCTGGAGAGTTAGTTTCTAAGGCAAGTCACTGGCATGTAAACAAAACGATGGATCAtaccctgagctgcttcccaccgaGGCCTGTCcgctctgcactggctgcaccaggtcctgcctctgaagctgccaggaccatccatcccaacccccccttgctgcgctcctggcccctggcacgtgatggtgctgcagctcccagctcggctcccacccaggggtgccccgcacgcctccagctgagctgggatcTCTGGGCACTGGGGCGGGCCCTTTGCTTCTGGACCATGGCTTGAAgggagctgtcctggctctggagatgatgctgtgtcacggtcccaccaagtccaggtttctgtcaagaggcctcggcttggacacccagcacggagcccaggctgcactgagctgccctccgagcagggctggtcatctccccagcccacagctggctgccccagcgccccgctagccagaggggtcactgggacagagctgcggggtagctctagggctgagctgggttagctgggggcagggggggtctggtgggtttgggacagggttccagtgtggagcaaccgaaggggatggagcagcgagaggctgggagcagtggcagcaggaggctgaggagtccatgggagtgtgtgtgtgtaggcagggagtgtctgtgtgtgtgtgtgtgtgtgtgtgtgtgtgctggtgtgcagtcagggagtgtctgtgtgtgtgtgtgtgtgctggtgtgcagtcagggggtgtctgtgtgtgtgtgtctgctggtgtgcagtcagggagtgtctgtgtgtgtgtgtgtgcagtcagggggCTGTGTGTTGTCCCAAAAGCGGGTTCTTTCACCCGGTGCACAATCACCCCATCAACACACTGATTGTTGCTTGCAGACAATTTTCGTTCGTATCagctcatggggcaggggctgcattaaccccccacctcccgctgcaCGAATGACCactggcagaggcgctgtgaaacaaacactgaaactttaatgaaataagaatgagttggagacaggggagagggctggggctggagcgggcggcACGCTGTCccgtggtgtccctcagggttctGGCTCGCTTGGCGGGCACGTTGTTGCCATCAGGTGCTCTCCACTTGCTGCTGCCCGCCACCACGCCGTCCCTGTCCGGCTTCACCTCCCGCGAggtttttgagtgttttcccacccgtcacaccaccatcttcctcctcttgggtgggatgttgtcccgCAGGGAGGTCTCTCGTTTCTTGGCACTCCTGGCCGGGGTGGGGCGCTTGACCCGCttgccccccgcccggcccgatccgggcaccccccggccggAGACAGCGcccaagggcagcggcaggcgggtcagaagcacccggggctgcctccgcagcacctcctccatcagctgggctgtgtgggctggGTGATTCCGGGAGGGACGTGAGcggctgggcagaggggtctcctgaGGACCCTTCAGCGcattctccaggggcaggcgagtcagaagcacccggggctgcctccgcagcacctcctccatcagccgggccgtgcggggcgggTGACGCCGGGAAGGacgcgaggggctgggcaggggactcaGCAGCGGGATCCCCTGTGGGCTCAGCAGGTGACTGTCCGGAAGAGCCTTCAGGGGACCCTTCTGGGGTCTCTTCGCAGGACTGTCCTCGGAGCTCTCCTCCGAGCTCTCATCTGAGCTCTCCTCCGAGCTCTCCTCAGATGTCTCCGAAGGACTCGGTGGCAGCCAGGTGGGCAGTtctgcccccatcctgccctgctgccctgtggggtccTGCGAGGGGGAGGCTGGCACCCCCCAGAAGGGGTCCGCGTCCCCCAGCATCGCTGCTGACAGGTGGTCCTTGGCCCAGTTGCCCTGCATCCCGTAGCCCAAGAAGTTGGGGGCTTTGTTGGAGGAGACTGTGCTGTCGAGGCTGTCATGGACGTCGGGGAAGATGTTTTCACCgtccaccagcatcaccaccGCCACTTGCTCATTGTCGCAGCCGCCCTCTGCCCTGTACTCCGAGAGGTGGGGGAGCTCGTTAAGGGAGGTGCTCAAGTTGGAGacgtgggggacactggggacggtgtccttgccatcccccagccctgccgccacggctcgctccttggggcagccgccctccgtcacgtacctgcagaggtcagggagctccttgaggacctcagcaggcaagtTGGGGACACTGGCGGTCAAGacggtgtccccactgtcccctagaTGTGCCACCATCGCTCGGTCCTGGGGGCAGTCACCGTCCACCACGTACAcagagaggtcggggagctcatcaCAGCACATGGTGCTGGTGAGGCTGTTGGGGAAATCAAGGACATCAGGGACAGTGTCCTCACTGTTCcccactcccaccaccacccGCTTCCACATACctggagaggtcggggagctcaccGAGGAGGGCCGTCAGCTCTGGGACATCGGAGAGAGCGTCCTCactgtcccccagccttgccgccactgcctgctccttggggctgctgccctccgccACGTAGGCAGAGACGtcggggagctgctggaggaaggcagtcaCGCTGGGGCTGTCGAGGACGTCGGGGATGGTGTCCTCGCCATCCACGGTGTTAAGCCAAGCGAGGATCTGTTGGGCAGTGgtgtcctctgcctcctcaggaaAGGCCTCCGCGAAGGCGTCCAGCCCCTGCTCGGGCAGGTCTGCGGgcttccccggggctgccagggtggtcactgctgctgcaaaagcaaagccaacccAAGTCCAGGCCATGCAACCTTTCCTCAGCTTGGCTGTCTGCctgtgggctctgccagcccctaaACTCACCTTTGGGCTTTATGGTGGCTCTGCCAGTCAGCGGAGCCAGGGCGGGCTGGTgggcgctggcagcagggacGCTGTCCTCGACGGCCACTGCCTCCATGTTGGAGGCCTCCGGCAGCTTCTGGGCGCTGCCGGGCGtgttgtggagcagaggggggccctgcacccagcgctgagctgcggggtggcagggtgacggggggctggggcgggcagggacgtgcagcaggcaggagcccgtGGGGTACAGGGGCTCCTCCTGGACCACGgtccccggccccagcccccTGAGACCAGCGTCCTCCCCaccacctgctgtccccagccatgggcagggggacagggagcagccatgGAGCAGAACTGCACCCCTGGGGGGAGCTGCACCATGGGAGGGAGCCACATGCCGGggtggagctgcaccagctgccccggggcccccatgggccctggccccccctgccagacactggcctggggcagctggtaggtgatggggggcagctgggcaggctcagaggccgccggcagacccgggacagagcgcagcatgtctgctgtgaccggtggcggcgcggctgcagcactgacgctctgacaccctgtcgtcGGGTGGTTTGGATCTGCCCCATTATGACATCACCCCTAACGACACCCCGTAACCGGGGACcggctgtgagccgctccgcaggcaatgggctcctggacactccggcccctcgctccatggctgccctcagcctttgcttacccacagcccagacgacactgggccctgtacctacaccctgtcgatggctgctctgagcaaaaccagcctgtgactcccctgcaacttttcagtgttatttggcctggtgtaaagctccccagatgtgggcaccagctgccctggtaccagctcacgcaggaggaagccgaggcacaggctggctaacggcagtgatgaagccgcaactactctgtccctgccgtatctgctgccagtttggaggggtggaaggcgccacccagggcacaggagaggagagcggggggacagggagccccgtcctgactcctcactggcttcactcctggccagctgcttttcctctgtgccaggatggagagcacagcgggggctggggggcgttggtcccccaggagctgtgtgGGATCCCGGGGTGTCGCTGAACAGGGGGTCTCTGCCCGCAGGTgcctgtgggaattaagaattggtagttagcaaaatgtaaactggccttgaggttagaagaatgattgtggataactgagtTTAACATTCCTGGGGTGATTTGAGGTTCTTTTGCTGCGGCAGTGAGGTGATGCCGGGCTGCGGAGCagagcggggtgggaggcgaggaagGGCGTGAACGTCTCGAagctgggaagggctttgcagcgaGCCCTGTCCCCATGGGAGGGGACGCTGGCCGTGTTCAGGATGAAGGCCttgcggccctggctggggtgtgtgccCGTGCCCTCCCTGGCCCCCCAAGGTGTGTCCTGGTGCCAGGGGCTCCGTGCTGCTTTCTGCGTGGGGCCGTGTCCGTGAGTCCTGCAGGGAGCTGTCTGTCCTGGCTGCCCCGCCAAAGGGCTCCTTGCCCCGGGGAATGGGCCGGGGgagtcccccctcccccccaccaccattGCCTGCCCCGCTGGTGGTGACTCGGCCCTGAGGGCGGCTGAGTGCCCTTCAGGGCTCACCGGCTCTGAtttggggctcagtggggctgttGCACCGTTGGGTGCCGTTTCCCAATGCCCCCtgcgctgcctccccctcccacacagacacagagaggttttgaagaaaacaaattttaattgcaaTAAACAACAGAGAATGTCCCATCAAAACTACTCTAataccctccctccccccaaatacATGAACATCCCCACCCACGCCCCAAACACCCCACCCTtgagcccccaccccccaaatacaATAACATACCCCCCCAATACACCACCCTCCTCCCGCACCCCCAAGATACCCCACTCTCATCACCCACTGCCCCGTTCCCTACATCAATCTttactcccccctgcccccccccgggctgaCTGCAAGTGCCCTGCGCTTGCTGGGGGGCGGTGACAGGGTGCTCTGCCCCCGCTTCCAGTCCCGCTTCTCTGGCACGGCCGGCTGGGACGGGGGCGGCTCCATCCCCGCATCCCCCCACGGCTCCTGGGCCTCCAGCCCCATCAGAAAGTCCTCCAGGCCCAGGACGGTGTCGATGGTGTTGTCGAGGCCAAGCAGCTCATCGGGCAGCAAAAGCGAGGGGGAGTCACAGGGGGGGATGGCTGCGCAGGTGTCAGCCAGgtccccaggcatggggctgctgctggcaccgTCCTGGCTGAGCCCCACCGAGTCCAGCGACCAACCAAAGAGGCTCAGGGCCTCTTGGAGCAGCATCTCATCGCTGAGACTGAGATCTTCTGGTGTGCCCCCAAGGTCTTCATTGTGGGGGACAGCAGCGGGGCTGGTGGGGACGTCACTGCCCGGGGGGATGTTGCTGCCTGGGACTGGCCCCATGGGGGTGGCCGCGCCGGAGATGTTGTTTTCCGGTTGCCCCTGGACGTCCTCGTAGGTGGGGATGGACGTCGACAGCACTGGGGAGCCTGGGGCCAtcgctctcccctcttctctggtGACTCCACTGTCCCCAGGCATGGGGCCGCTGCTGGGACCATCCTGGCTGACACCCACCGCATCCAGGGAGTGACTGAAGAGCCTGAGGGCCTCTTGCTGAAGCATGTCTTCAGTCACAACCAGGTCGTCC
This window contains:
- the LOC141949937 gene encoding uncharacterized protein LOC141949937 → MAPVSLPGSANLCPLPGQEQPFPTAWAPPARGAPHAPQAPPQGLLRAPCGCRFDPRLFGYEWTNMPPPSTSIPSYGHIEGLSAPFNIDSTATSAGAPLGTDIAPGSDVPPAAGADPYNQGPGDATDDLVVTEDMLQQEALRLFSHSLDAVGVSQDGPSSGPMPGDSGVTREEGRAMAPGSPVLSTSIPTYEDVQGQPENNISGAATPMGPVPGSNIPPGSDVPTSPAAVPHNEDLGGTPEDLSLSDEMLLQEALSLFGWSLDSVGLSQDGASSSPMPGDLADTCAAIPPCDSPSLLLPDELLGLDNTIDTVLGLEDFLMGLEAQEPWGDAGMEPPPSQPAVPEKRDWKRGQSTLSPPPSKRRALAVSPGGGRGEEGTGTHPSQGRKAFILNTASVPSHGDRARCKALPSFETFTPFLASHPALLRSPASPHCRTPPRGAVLLHGCSLSPCPWLGTAGGGEDAGLRGLGPGTVVQEEPLYPTGSCLLHVPARPSPPSPCHPAAQRWVQGPPLLHNTPGSAQKLPEASNMEAVAVEDSVPAASAHQPALAPLTGRATIKPKAAVTTLAAPGKPADLPEQGLDAFAEAFPEEAEDTTAQQILAWLNTVDGEDTIPDVLDSPSVTAFLQQLPDVSAYVAEGSSPKEQAVAARLGDSEDALSDVPELTALLGELPDLSSLTSTMCCDELPDLSVYVVDGDCPQDRAMVAHLGDSGDTVLTASVPNLPAELPHLSEYRAEGGCDNEQVAVVMLVDGENIFPDVHDSLDSTVSSNKAPNFLGYGMQGNWAKDHLSAAMLGDADPFWGVPASPSQDPTGQQGRMGAELPTWLPPSPSETSEESSEESSDESSEESSEDSPAKRPQKGPLKALPDSHLLSPQGIPLLSPLPSPSRPSRRHPPRTPTQPS